CTTGGCGGCAACAGCGGGTGCCCAGCTATTCCAACAAGGCGGAAATGCGGTGGACGCTGCTTGTGCCATGCTCGCAGCAACTTGCACCATGTGGGATGTACTGAGTTGGGGCGGAGAGATGCAAGCGTTAATTTATCATCCGAAACTAAAGAAGGTCATTGCGATAAATGCCTTGGGCGTAGCACCCAGTGGAGCGACAGTCGATTTTTTTAGGTCAAAGGGCTACGAATTTCCACCAGAATATGGTCCTCTTGCTGCTGTCACGCCAGGTACACCCGGCGGATTGTGCTATATGTTGGCTCATTATGGAACGAAAAGTTTAGCAGAAGTATTAGCTCCTGCTCTTGAAATGGCTGCAGGGTACCCGATTGACGCGCAAACTGCAACGAGTATTGAACGTGGCAAAGAGCGCATTAAAGAATGGCCATACAGTAAAAAGGTATTTTTAGTACATGAAGGGAAATCCTGGGAAGCTCCCGAAGCGGGAGAGGTTTTTGTGCAGCAGGATCTGCATAAGACCCTGTCCAAATTGATAGAAGCGGAAAAGAAGGCTCTTGCAGCGGGTAAAGATCGGAAGGCAGCAATCATGGCTGCTTATGATCGGTTTTACACCGGCGATATTGCAGATGAATTTGTCCGTGGCAGTAAGGAGCAAGGAGGCTTAATCACGAAAGCAGACCTAGCCAATTGGAAACCTATTGAGGAGGAACCATTGCATGTCAATTATAAGGGCGTTGACGTGTATAAATTACAAGAATGGACGCAAGGTCCAGCCATGCTGCAGAGTCTGCAGATGCTGAAAAACTTTGATCTAAAGGCAATGGGCTATAATTCTGCTTCTTATATTCATACACTCTATCAGGTGATGAACTTGGCCTTTGCTGATCGGGATTTTTATTACGGTGATCCCTACGGTAAACCTAAGACACCAATTCAAGGCCTTTTGAATGAGTCCTATGCTAAGACTAGGGCCGCAACCATTGATCTTAAGCAAAATAACCCGAATGTACTTCCCGGAGACCCTTATCCATACGAAGGTAAGCAGAATCCGTATCTTTCGTTACTGGAGCAGCGTAAGAAAGAGTTTACGCCACATACGGAGCTGAAAAATGATTTTGTCCCTAAACATGACGCACGCTCAAGTTCGTCTGTGAAGGACTTGTCGGCGGCGGCGCTTATGGCTTCGCTATCCGTTGATAGTGCATATATGGACCGCTTATTACGGGGAACCACCAGCGTTGAAGCTGCGGATGAAGAGGGTTGGGTCGTTTCCATTACGCCAAGTGGCGGCTGGCTACCCGCCTGTATCGCAGGTAATACCGGAGTGGGTATGAGTCAGCGTTTGCAGAGTTTTGTCTTAGATTCACTGATTAACCCGTTCAATGTGGTCGAGCCCGGCAAAAGACCGCGTGTAACGCTTACACCTTCGATGGCGTTGAAAAACGGAAAATCTTACCTTTCTTTTGCCGTGCAGGGCGGAGATACACAAGATCAAAACCAACTGCAGTTTTTCTTGAATATGGTTGAGTTTGGTATGACGCCACAACAAGCCAGCGAGGCGGCCAATATCAATAGCAATCAGCTTTGGCTGTCGCTGGGTGGAACCAAGACCGATGATCGAAAACCGCGCTCAGGAAGCCTGCTATTGGATAAAAATACAGCACCAGCAATTATTGAGCAATTGAAGAGCATGGGCTACAGTATTCAGCTAGGCGAGCGTACCAGCGGACCTATCAACGCGATTTATTTCGACCAGCAACACCATACGCTTTGGGGCGGTAGTAGCAATAATGGAGAGGATTACGGCATCGGTTGGTAAGCTGTACTGTTGTTTAAAAGGCTAGCCTTAAGTTTTGTTATCTGCACGGTATTTGTTATCTTACCTACTGATCGAAAATTGATTTTTGTTATGGAGGGTAGTGTCAATACATATTCGTTTGTTTTTCAACCTGATGAAGCTGGTATTGTTATGGTGGATGGTTTGAAGCGACGGTTACGTGCGTCGTTGGCCGAACTATTTCCCGACGAAAACAAAGGCTGGTATACCAGTTGTAATGCCAAAGCCCATGTCACAATATGTGCTTTCAAAGCCGAGGAGAGTAAACTGGCCAGGGCGATTGAGGCTTTGCAGGAAACCTTGGTGTACGAACGAAGCCAATATGTTTACTTTGATCATTTTTCGTCGTTTTCTGGAGGAGCTTTTTTTATTGCGCCGACGGTACATGCGCGCAGTTACCTTAAGGATCGCGCGAGAAAGGTTGTTCAGACCTTAACGGAGTTTGATTTGATTGATATTAGCGACGAACCTCATATCTCAATCGGGCGGCAGCTTGAGCCAGAATGGCTGGAGATCGCCAAGCAGCAATTCAGATCAGTTGACCTAAGCTTTATGTGCAAGGGTGTGCATGTGCGCGAGTTTAAATCGGATTTAGGCCAGTACGAAACCATAGATTTTATACCATTTGGCAACCAGTCAAAAGAGAATTCTGGCCAGCTCGCATTTAAATTCTAATTATATCACTGTTTAATTGCCAAATCGTTTAAAGCTTTTTATCTTTAAGGCAGACAATAGACGATATTGCACTTACAGTACCTTATGCATTACGACGAATCCCATCATAAATCCCTTTCTGATATCCACGAAAGTGTAGATGTCAATAAAGGAAAATCCAAATTTAAAAAGATACTTAGTTTCTTTGGGCCTGCTTATCTCATTAGCGTAGGATATATGGATCCAGGTAACTGGGCAACGGATCTTGCCGGCGGGAGCCAATTTGGCTATACCCTGATCTGGGTTTTACTGATGAGTAATATCATGGCTTTAGTGCTCCAGAATTTATGTGCACGGCTCGGTATTGTGCGCGGCAAAGATCTTGCGCAGTGTAATCGGGAGACCTATCCTAAGCGGATGAATTTTGTATTGTATGTGCTCGCGGAAATTGCCATCGCAGCCTGTGACCTGGCCGAAGTGCTCGGTATGGCCATCGGTCTTAACCTCCTTTTTGGTATTGATCTGATCTGGGGTGTCATGATCAGTTTTGCAGATACTTTCTTATTGCTCTATCTCCAAAAGCTGGGGATGCGAAAAATGGAACTTTTTATCATTGGACTGATTGCACTTATTGGCATGTGCTTTATGGTGGAAATGTTTTTGGCTAAGCCAGATTTTGCAGAAGTGGCCACCGGATTTATACCCAGTATCCCCAATAGTGCCGCACTCTACATTGCTATAGGTATTATCGGTGCGACGGTCATGCCGCATAATCTGTATCTGCATTCGGCTCTTGTGCAGACGCGCAAAATTGATCGCGATGACAGCTCCATCCGAAAATCGCTCAAGTATAATTTTTGGGATAGTGCTATTGCTTTAAATCTGGCCTTTCTCGTGAATGCGGCGATTTTGATCCTTGCAGCATCTGTTTTTCATAAGAATGGTAGGCATGACGTGGCCGAACTCGAAGATGCGTATCATCTATTGGGCAATCTTCTTGGAACGGAATGGGCATCGAAATTGTTTGCTGTTGCCTTGATTCTCGCCGGGCAGAGCTCGACCGTGACGGGTACATTAGCTGGCCAGATTGTCATGGAGGGATATTTACGCTTGCGTATCAGCCCGACCTTACGGAGGATTATCACCCGGCTGTTGGCCATTATACCGGCGATATTGGTTATCCTGATTTCCGGCGAAGGCCGCGTGGGGCAGCTCCTCATCTTTAGCCAGGTCATATTAAGTATGCAACTCGCCTTTGCAGTTATTCCGTTGATCCATTTTGTTAGCGATAAAGTAACCATGGGCGACTTTGCCATCAAGCCGTTAACAAAGGCAGTGGCCTGGCTGATTGCTGCCATTATCGCTGTGCTGAATCTGAAATTGGTGTATGACGAAGTGGTCGGCTGGATTGGCGAAGCTAATAATATTGTAGTAACGGTGATACTGATAATGGGCGCCGCAGGGTTGTTCGCTTTGCTAGTCATGACGGTATTATATCCAATTTTACTAAAATCTAAAACGATGAATCTGGAGGTCCATCCTCCATTTGAGGCGCTGCATGTTGAACATAAAAGCTCCTTCAAGAAGGTGGTTATTGCGCTGGACTTCTCCAGTTCGGATCAGAAGATCATTCAATATGCTTTGCAGCTATCTCATAAAGACACCGCGTTTGTCTTGGTACATATTGTTGAGAGCGCCTCCGTAAAATATACCGGAGAGTCGACAGATGATTTTGAATCGCGTCAGGACTTAGAGCGTCTGAAGTTGTATGCTGACTTTCTCGTATCAAAAGGGTATCAGACGGAATACGAATTGGGGTATAATAACCGGATTAAGAGTATCGCAGCAGTTTGCGAAAAATATGCGGCTGATCTGTTGGTGGTCGGCAGTCATGGGCACAGCGGTTTGAAGGATTTTATTTTTGGGGAGACGGTCAACAAGCTGCGACATGCAGTAAAAGTACCTGTTTTTATTGCGAAATAGGTCCTCAGGAGCTTTGATGAATACCCTCTGTCTATTCACTGTAATTTTATTGCCTAAAAAGTGAGCCGGTAGATCGCTAAGTGCCAAATAATGCTTACTTTTGCGACATCAAATCAAGATATGAGCGACGCTATTAAACACGAGTGCGGAATCGCACTAATTCGCCTGTTAAAACCCTTATCTTATTATCAGGAAAAATATGGTACGCCATTTTATGGCATCAACAAATTGTACCTATTAATGGAAAAACAGCACAACCGTGGACAAGACGGGGCTGGGATTGCAACCATTAAATTTGATGTAAAACCTGGAAATCGTTACATTTCGCGTTACAGAGCTATGGGCTCAACTGCCGTGGCAGACATATTCGAATATGTGCAGAAAAAATTCGCTTCCGTTCAGAAAGCGTTTCCAGAGGAGTCAAAAGATACCCAATGGTTAAAAGATAATGTAAGTTTTACCGGAGAAGTACTTTTAGGACATTTGCGCTATGGAACACATGGCAAGAACAGTATCGAAAGCTGTCACCCGTTTTTAAGACAAAACAACTGGATGTCCCGTAATTTGGTTGTAGCAGGTAACTTCAACATGACCAATGTGGATGAGTTGTTGCAACAGTTATACGAGTTGGGACAGCATCCGAAAGAAAAGGCAGATACGGTGACTGTTTTGGAAAAAATCGGTCATTTCCTCGACGATGAAAATCAAGATCTATTTGACCAATTCAAAAAAGAAGGTTATTCTAATGTTGAAATCAGCTCGCTGATTGCTAAAAATATTGATGTATCAAAGATTTTGAAGCGTTCGGCCAAAACGTGGGATGGCGGTTACACCATAGCAGGTATCTTTGGCCATGGCGATGCGTTCGTTATGCGCGATCCGGCAGGTATTCGTCCGGCGTTTTATTACCAGGACGAGGAAATTCTGGTGGTCGCATCAGAAAGACCTGTTATCCAGACAGCATTCAATATCCCTATCGGTGCTGTGAAGGAAATTAAACCGGGTCATGCCCTGATTGCCAAAAAAGATGGGACCGTATCTCAAGAGATGTTTAGACAACCCGTAGAACAACGTTCTTGTTCTTTCGAAAGGATTTATTTCTCCCGTGGATCGGATGCTGATATCTATCAAGAACGTAAAGAATTGGGGAGATTACTGGTACCTCAGGTATTGGAATCTGTCAAAAATAATATCAAAAATACCGTATTCTCATTCATTCCGAATACTGCAGAAGTATCTTATTATGGCTTAATGGATGGTATTAATACTTATGTTCGTGATTTTCAAAAAGAGACTTTATTGAATCGTTCAGAAAAGATTTCTGATGAAGAATTGGATGAAATCTTGAGTATTAAACCTCGTTTTGAAAAGCTTAACGTGAAGGATGCTAAATTGCGTACATTCATTACGCAGGACGCAGACCGTACCGATATGGTGCAGCACGTTTATGATACCACCTACGGTATTGTGAAAGATCATGAAGATACGATTGTTGCCATTGATGACTCGATCGTTCGGGGAACAACACTGAAGCAAAGTATTCTAACTATCTTAGACCGTCTGAATCCGAAAAAGATTGTCATTGTTTCTTCGGCCCCGCAGATTCGTTATCCCGATTGTTATGGTATTGATATGTCACGTATGGGTGAATTTGTTGCATTCGAAGCAGCCATCAATCTCTTGAAACAACGTGGTATGGCACATGTTATCGATGAGGTTTATCAGAAGTGTGTGTTGTCGATGACGCAGGATGTCAACGAGATTGAAAATTATGTCAAAGCGATCTATGCGCCGTTTACCGATGAGGAGATCTCAGAAGAAATCGCTCGTATCGTCAGACCACACCACCTCAAAGCTGAACTGGAAGTGGTGTACCAAACCCTAGACAATTTACACCAAGCTTGCCCAGACCATAAGGGCGATTGGTATTTTTCAGGCGATTATCCTACACCTGGTGGAAACAAGGTGGTCAACAAAGCGTATATGAACTGGATTGAAGGAAAGAATGTGAGAGCATATTTCAGTAATTAAGTTCAAAAATATCAGTGGAAGGGATGCATTTATGCATCCCTTTTTTTTATCTTCGTACTCAGAAAAATCTGAATCCTAAATTAAAAGACCGATCAATAGCAAAGGGAATTGCTGTCAGTAAATAAACCGATCATGAAACATATTTTTAAGAGCCTCTATTTTCAAGTTGTGCTGGGTATACTGTTGGGTATCATCTGTGGAATCTATTACCCTGACTTTGCTGTTAAGCTAAAGCCGTTGGGCGATGCTTTCATAAAACTGATCAAGATGGTCATTGCGCCATTGATTTTCAGTTCCATTGTAATCGGTATCGCTGGAATGCAGGATACAAAAAAAGTGGGAAAAATCGGCCTGACTTCAATTATCTATTTCGAAATCATGACCACCATCGCCCTGATTATTGGTCTCGTCTTTGTCAATTGGATACAGCCGGGTACCGGGATGAATGCTGATCCGGCAAGTCTCGATGTCTCTTCGGTATCCCATTACATTTCAGAATCCAAAGAACCGCACAGCTTCATGGATTTCATCATAGGTATTATTCCAAGTAACGTCATCGCTGCAGTAGCTTCAGACAACATGTTGCAGGTGCTCGTGTTTGCAGTCCTTTTTGGTATTGGAATGACAAAAATAGGGGAGAAAGCGTCCGAGCCTGTACTCCATGTGTTGCAGTCGTTTCTAAAGGTCCTTTTTTCCATTATCAAAATGATCATGTATCTCGCTCCGATTGGAGCAATGGGAGCCATGGGCTTTACGATCGGTAAGTTTGGAATTCAGGCCTTGTCTAAACTGGGTATGTTGATGGTGAGCTTCTACCTGACCTGTTTCATTTTTGTGATTATCGTCATTGGAGGAGTATTGTATTTCTATCTCAAGGTAAACGTATTTAAGTTCTTAAAATATATTAAAGAGGAAATTCTGATTGTATTGGGTACTTCGTCCTCCGAGTCGGCATTGCCTGGTATCATGCAAAAGATGGAAGATGCCGGCTGTGCGAAACCTGTCGTCGGGCTAGTCATTCCTACGGGCTATTCTTTCAATCTGGATGGAACAAGTATCTATCTGACAATGGCTGCGGTCTTTATTTCACAGGCACTCAATATGCACCTTAGCTTGGAGCAGGAAATTACGCTATTGTTGGTCTTGCTGTTAACTTCCAAGGGAGCAGCCGGTGTTACTGGAAGTGGTTTTGTGACCCTTGCTGCAACATTACCTGTTGTTGGCCATGTGCCTGTAGAGTCGGTTGCGTTGATCTTTGGCGTAGACCGTTTTATGAGTGAAGCTCGGGCAATAACCAATTTAATCGGAAATTCAGCGGCAACACTGGTCATTTCGAAGTATGAAAACAGTTTGGACGAGGAGATCCTGCATGAAAAGCTAGGCTCAAAAAGATAAAAAAGCCCGGAAAATCCTGTTTCCGGGCTAATTTTAATCGATGTTCATTTGAGAATTCGTTAATTCTCTTTTTTTGTATTTTCTACATCTTGTGCCAAATTGATGGCACCGATTACTTTTTCTTCCAAGAGGGCGAGTTTGATCACCTGAGCCATTTCAGTCACATAGTGGAACTCCATGTCTTTGATATAATCTTCCTTGATCTCCAGAATATCTTTTTCATTGGATTTGCAAAGGATAATATCCTTGATATTAGCGCGTTTAGCGGCAAGAATTTTCTCCTTGATACCACCCACGGGCAACACCTTTCCGCGCAGGGTGATTTCTCCTGTCATGGCTAATTTTTCCTTCACTTTGCGTTGCGTAAAGAGCGATGTCAGCGCCGTGAGCATGGTGATACCGGCCGATGGACCATCTTTTGGAATGGAGCCCGCGGGAACGTGAATGTGAATATCCCAATGGTCAAATACGCGATAGTCTATTCCGAAATCAGCAGCGTGCGCTTTGAGGTACGCCAGTGCAATCGACGCAGATTCTTTCATCACATCGCCCAGATTACCCGTCAGGCTCAAACGGCCTTTTCCCGGACTTAGTGAAGACTCTATAAATAAGATGTCGCCACCTACGGATGTCCAGGCCAATCCAGTCACCACCCCAGCCACATTGTTATTTTCATACATGTCCTTATCAAATATTGGCGCACCTAGGATATCGAGCAGGTCTTGTTCACTGATACTTGGGTTATAATCTTTCTCCATCACAATGCGTGTCGCAATACCACGGACGACAGAGCCAATCTTTTTTTCCAATCCACGTACACCAGATTCACGTGTGTAGTCCTCGATTATTTTCTCGATAATTTTACCTTTTAGGCTGACATTCTTAGAAGCCATCCCATGCATTTCCCGTTGTTTTGGCAAAAGGTGTTTTTTGGCAATTTCGATTTTCTCCTCGATGGTGTATCCATTTACTTCAATAATCTCCATCCGATCCAATAAAGCTGGCTGAATAGAACTCAATGAATTGGCTGTTGCAATAAACATCACTTTGGAAAGGTCAAACTCCATTTCCACATAGTGATCATAGAAATGCGTATTTTGTTCGGGATCCAATACCTCCAATAAGGCCGAAGAAGGGTCTCCTTTAAAGTCTGCACTCATCTTATCGATTTCGTCCAAAATAAATACAGGATTTGCCGTCCCGGCTTTTTTCAACGATTGAATGATACGCCCTGGCATTGCTCCGATATAAGTTTTGCGGTGACCCCGGATTTCTGCTTCATCGCGCACACCGCCTAACGCCATGCGGGTATATTTACGGCCAAGCGCTTTGGCGATAGATCTTCCCAACGATGTCTTACCGACTCCCGGAGGACCTACCAAACAAAGAATAGGCGCCTTCATATCATTTTTTAATTTTAATACCGCAAGGTATTCAATGATACGTTTTTTTACTTTTTCCAGTCCGTAATGGTCTTTATCGAGTACTTTTTGTGCTTTGTTTAAGTCAAAATTATCTTTTGTTGTTATCATTCCAGGGCAGATCCAAAAGGAGCTCGAGGTAATTGAGCTGTACCGAATAATCTGCCGCAGCAGGATTAATGCGGGAGAGTTTCTCCAGTTCCTTTGTAAAATGTTTTTCAACTTCAAGACTCCACTTCTTTGACTTACCGCGTTTTTTAAGCTCTTCCAATTCAAGATCCGGCGTATTTCCACCCAGCTCTTCCTGAATCGTTTTCAGCTGCTGGTTTAAGAAATAATCGCGTTGCTGTTTGTCAAGATCCACACGTACTTTATTCTGAATCTGATGCTTTAGTTCCAGCATCTGGATTTCAGTCGTCAACAGCTCCAATAAAAGTTTTGCGCGGTTCTCTACTTTCGGTATTTGAAGCAGCTCCTGTTTTTTTGTCATTTCGACATTGATATTCGACGAAATGAAGTTGATCAGAAAAGAAGGGCTTTCAATATTTTTAATCGCGATACCAGCTTCACTAGGCAAGTTTGGCGACAGTTGGATGATCTGCAGCGCCATTTCTTTTAAAGTGGAAATTGTCGCTTTGAAGTGCTTGGTCATCTTCGGCTTTGCCTCGTTGAATTTCTCGACACGTGCCTTTAAGTAAGGCTCAGTTCCGACAATTTCCAACAAGTTGAACCGCTGTTTTCCCTGAATGATGACGGTGGTATTACCATCCGGCATTTGCAGTACTTTAATGATATGAGCAACGGTGCCCACTTTGTTTAGTTCTTCAAATCCTGGGTCCTCTACGGTCATATCCTTTTGAGACACGACACCGATAGTCTTGCTGCCCTTATAAGCTTCTTTGACCAATTTGATGGATTTATCTCTACCTACGGTAATCGGAATAACAACACCGGGAAATAATACGGTATTACGTAAAGGCAAAATTGACAATGCTTCTGGAATTTCAGCATTCGCCATATTATCTTCATCCTCTTGCGTAAGTAAGGGAAAGAATTCGGTATCCTCTGCAACGATTGGAATTGCTTGACTGAAATCAAAAGTTTCGAATTTGCTCATAGTGTTTATTTTGTGTATTTGGCAGTCGCTGACATGTTGACGGCAGACTTTCAAATTTTAAGCTTCTAATAATGTTTCCCCTGTATTGCAAGCGGAGTGCCAATTGCTAGAAGTCAGCAAAATTACAAATCTATTTTCCAGAATAGGAAAAAAAGGCAGGTTAAATAAAATTTATCTGCCATTTATTGGAGAAATAGGCATAATAATTGTAATATTGGAGTGTGAAAAGGCGCTGATGGCAGTTTCTGGTGTTACGGAAATCATACGGAAGCTATTTTCAGAGACGTAGAAACGATCGCTAGCGATCATTATGAAGTGAATATAAAAAAGTAACTATTTAGATATGAATTTAAAATCATTTAAATTGGGTTTGTTTACTGGGGTTTTTGCCTTAGTTGCTTTTAGCGCAAATGCACAACAACCAAAACAGGCCGAACATAGCAACGCTAATGTGAGAATGGGGCAAAAAGCTCTTTTGGATGGTGATTTCAAGAATGCCGAGTCATACTTGACAAAAGCTCTGCCTCAAGAAGGAAAAGATCCGGATGTATTATATATGTTGGGTTATTCCCAGTTTCAAAATGGTGACTATAAGAAATCAGCAGAAACTTTTGGTAAAGTGGTTGCGTTAAATGGTAAAAATGCAAATGCTTTATATTTCAAAGCAAAAGCGACGAACAATCTTGCTGTTCAATCGACAAATAAAGCTTCTGTCGCGAATAAAGAGCAGTTGTTGAAAGGAGCTATCGAAGATTATACAAAGGCAATTGCCATTACACCAAACGATTCTAAATTCTATCAGAATAGAGCGATTGCTAATCGTGACTTAGGTATTTTGATTGGTACAGCGGGCACGCCAAACTATAATAAGGCGATGGCAACCGATGCTTATAATAATGCAATCAAAGATTACGAAAAAGTACTAAGCTTTGATTCGTCTAAAAAAGACATCCAAACCGAAATCAAAAAAGCAAAAGTATATAGAGATAATTTAAAATAGTATCACTAGTACGTATAGAGAGGGAATTCCAGCAGGGATTCCCTTTTTTTTGTCTAAAATTTTAGCGCTTTATGGTGTAAAAATAAGTTGGTTCACTATTTTTTCTTTATCAATATAAAAACGAAAGGCTGTATTATTCTGTTCTTATTCTAAATCAAACAAGTAATAAATATGGAAACGAATCGATTGTCAAAAGAAATGCAA
The genomic region above belongs to Sphingobacterium zeae and contains:
- a CDS encoding gamma-glutamyltransferase family protein, translated to MKRTSSLLMTTLFGLLTTGTPMLSSAQRTQKPPLHGKHWMAITGKPLAATAGAQLFQQGGNAVDAACAMLAATCTMWDVLSWGGEMQALIYHPKLKKVIAINALGVAPSGATVDFFRSKGYEFPPEYGPLAAVTPGTPGGLCYMLAHYGTKSLAEVLAPALEMAAGYPIDAQTATSIERGKERIKEWPYSKKVFLVHEGKSWEAPEAGEVFVQQDLHKTLSKLIEAEKKALAAGKDRKAAIMAAYDRFYTGDIADEFVRGSKEQGGLITKADLANWKPIEEEPLHVNYKGVDVYKLQEWTQGPAMLQSLQMLKNFDLKAMGYNSASYIHTLYQVMNLAFADRDFYYGDPYGKPKTPIQGLLNESYAKTRAATIDLKQNNPNVLPGDPYPYEGKQNPYLSLLEQRKKEFTPHTELKNDFVPKHDARSSSSVKDLSAAALMASLSVDSAYMDRLLRGTTSVEAADEEGWVVSITPSGGWLPACIAGNTGVGMSQRLQSFVLDSLINPFNVVEPGKRPRVTLTPSMALKNGKSYLSFAVQGGDTQDQNQLQFFLNMVEFGMTPQQASEAANINSNQLWLSLGGTKTDDRKPRSGSLLLDKNTAPAIIEQLKSMGYSIQLGERTSGPINAIYFDQQHHTLWGGSSNNGEDYGIGW
- a CDS encoding tetratricopeptide repeat protein, with product MNLKSFKLGLFTGVFALVAFSANAQQPKQAEHSNANVRMGQKALLDGDFKNAESYLTKALPQEGKDPDVLYMLGYSQFQNGDYKKSAETFGKVVALNGKNANALYFKAKATNNLAVQSTNKASVANKEQLLKGAIEDYTKAIAITPNDSKFYQNRAIANRDLGILIGTAGTPNYNKAMATDAYNNAIKDYEKVLSFDSSKKDIQTEIKKAKVYRDNLK
- a CDS encoding Nramp family divalent metal transporter translates to MHYDESHHKSLSDIHESVDVNKGKSKFKKILSFFGPAYLISVGYMDPGNWATDLAGGSQFGYTLIWVLLMSNIMALVLQNLCARLGIVRGKDLAQCNRETYPKRMNFVLYVLAEIAIAACDLAEVLGMAIGLNLLFGIDLIWGVMISFADTFLLLYLQKLGMRKMELFIIGLIALIGMCFMVEMFLAKPDFAEVATGFIPSIPNSAALYIAIGIIGATVMPHNLYLHSALVQTRKIDRDDSSIRKSLKYNFWDSAIALNLAFLVNAAILILAASVFHKNGRHDVAELEDAYHLLGNLLGTEWASKLFAVALILAGQSSTVTGTLAGQIVMEGYLRLRISPTLRRIITRLLAIIPAILVILISGEGRVGQLLIFSQVILSMQLAFAVIPLIHFVSDKVTMGDFAIKPLTKAVAWLIAAIIAVLNLKLVYDEVVGWIGEANNIVVTVILIMGAAGLFALLVMTVLYPILLKSKTMNLEVHPPFEALHVEHKSSFKKVVIALDFSSSDQKIIQYALQLSHKDTAFVLVHIVESASVKYTGESTDDFESRQDLERLKLYADFLVSKGYQTEYELGYNNRIKSIAAVCEKYAADLLVVGSHGHSGLKDFIFGETVNKLRHAVKVPVFIAK
- a CDS encoding amidophosphoribosyltransferase is translated as MSDAIKHECGIALIRLLKPLSYYQEKYGTPFYGINKLYLLMEKQHNRGQDGAGIATIKFDVKPGNRYISRYRAMGSTAVADIFEYVQKKFASVQKAFPEESKDTQWLKDNVSFTGEVLLGHLRYGTHGKNSIESCHPFLRQNNWMSRNLVVAGNFNMTNVDELLQQLYELGQHPKEKADTVTVLEKIGHFLDDENQDLFDQFKKEGYSNVEISSLIAKNIDVSKILKRSAKTWDGGYTIAGIFGHGDAFVMRDPAGIRPAFYYQDEEILVVASERPVIQTAFNIPIGAVKEIKPGHALIAKKDGTVSQEMFRQPVEQRSCSFERIYFSRGSDADIYQERKELGRLLVPQVLESVKNNIKNTVFSFIPNTAEVSYYGLMDGINTYVRDFQKETLLNRSEKISDEELDEILSIKPRFEKLNVKDAKLRTFITQDADRTDMVQHVYDTTYGIVKDHEDTIVAIDDSIVRGTTLKQSILTILDRLNPKKIVIVSSAPQIRYPDCYGIDMSRMGEFVAFEAAINLLKQRGMAHVIDEVYQKCVLSMTQDVNEIENYVKAIYAPFTDEEISEEIARIVRPHHLKAELEVVYQTLDNLHQACPDHKGDWYFSGDYPTPGGNKVVNKAYMNWIEGKNVRAYFSN
- the dctA gene encoding C4-dicarboxylate transporter DctA, whose translation is MKHIFKSLYFQVVLGILLGIICGIYYPDFAVKLKPLGDAFIKLIKMVIAPLIFSSIVIGIAGMQDTKKVGKIGLTSIIYFEIMTTIALIIGLVFVNWIQPGTGMNADPASLDVSSVSHYISESKEPHSFMDFIIGIIPSNVIAAVASDNMLQVLVFAVLFGIGMTKIGEKASEPVLHVLQSFLKVLFSIIKMIMYLAPIGAMGAMGFTIGKFGIQALSKLGMLMVSFYLTCFIFVIIVIGGVLYFYLKVNVFKFLKYIKEEILIVLGTSSSESALPGIMQKMEDAGCAKPVVGLVIPTGYSFNLDGTSIYLTMAAVFISQALNMHLSLEQEITLLLVLLLTSKGAAGVTGSGFVTLAATLPVVGHVPVESVALIFGVDRFMSEARAITNLIGNSAATLVISKYENSLDEEILHEKLGSKR
- a CDS encoding 2'-5' RNA ligase family protein, translated to MEGSVNTYSFVFQPDEAGIVMVDGLKRRLRASLAELFPDENKGWYTSCNAKAHVTICAFKAEESKLARAIEALQETLVYERSQYVYFDHFSSFSGGAFFIAPTVHARSYLKDRARKVVQTLTEFDLIDISDEPHISIGRQLEPEWLEIAKQQFRSVDLSFMCKGVHVREFKSDLGQYETIDFIPFGNQSKENSGQLAFKF